Sequence from the Sphingobacteriaceae bacterium GW460-11-11-14-LB5 genome:
TTTTGGATAAGTTTACAGCATCAACCTCAATACAACCAGATATGATAAAGAAACTCTTGATTTTTTCGGGCTTATTAATTTCCACCAGCTTTTGTTTTGCTCAAAAAACAGCAGTAGAAGATGCTGTAACCAAATTAACAAAATTAATGGTTAGCCCTGATAGTTCGGCGCTTGATAAAATAATTTTGAATAACCTAAGTTACGGCCATTCGAGTGGAAAGATTCAAACCAAACAAGAGTTTATGCACTCATTGCTTTCCGGCGAATCTGATTTTGTGGATATTAATTTAACCGATCAGACGGTTGTTGTTCAAAATAAAACAGCTTTGGTACGTCATACGCTAAATGCCAAAACAAATGATAAAAATGTTCCCGGAAATGTGAAATTGTATATTCTTTTAATCTGGAGCAAAGAAAAATCAGAATGGAAATTAATTGGTAGACAAGCAGTTAAGGTATTATAAATATTTTTTTTACAATTTCGGAAATTAATTCCGAAATTGTAAATTTATAGTATGATTGAAAGAATTGCTAAAAAAGAACTACTTGAGTTAAGTGACCAGTTTAAATCAATAGCTGTAATTGGCCCAAGGCAATCCGGCAAAACTACCTTAACCAGAAATGTTTTTCCAGATAAACCTTATGTTTCTTTAGAAAACCCGGATACGCGCTTGTACGCTGAAGATGATCCACGTGGGTTTTTGAGTCAATTTCCTGATGGCGCTATCTTAGATGAAGCGCAGAGAACTCCTAAACTCTTTTCTTATATACAACAAATTCTGGATGAATCGACATCTAAAGGGAAATTCATCATTACAGGTTCTAATAATTTTTTACTTCAGGAAAGCATCGTACAAACCTTAGCGGGTAGGGTAGCTTATATTAAACTTTTACCGCTTTCTATCTCAGAATTAAAATCAGCAAACATGTTTAATGAAAATGTTAACGGCTTTATTCTAAAGGGCGGATATCCACCTATTTATGATCAAAATATCCCGCCTAACAAATGGCACCAAAACTATATAAATACATACTTGGAAAAAGATGTGAGGCAGATAAAGAACATTACCAATTTGTCATTGTTCGAAAGGTTTTTAAGACTATGTGCGGGTAGGATTGGACAATTATTAAACATGAATAGTTTAGGGATTGAAGTTGGTGTAGATAGTAAAACAATAGCTTCGTGGATTGGGGTTCTTGAAAGTAGTTTCGTGATACATTTACTGAAACCTCATCATCAAAATTTTAATAAACGCATAGTTAAAATGCCGAAATTATATTTTTATGATACTGGACTGGCAACTGCCTTACTAGGGATACAGAATGAACTACAATTAGATACTCATCCAAGTAAGGGAAGTCTCTTTGAAAATATGGTTATTATTGAAATGCTGAAATCAAGATTTAATTTGGGACTACCCGATAATCTATATTTTTGGAGGGATAATGTAGGCAATGAGATTGATGTTTTAATTGATGAAGCAGGTACGCTTTACCCAATAGAAATTAAAGCTGGTAAAACGATAAATACCGATTACTTTAAGGGAATTAATTTTTGGAATAAATTAACATCTGGAACAGGGGGAACAATAATATATGCAGGAAGTGAATCGCAGATGAGAAGTACTAATATTAATATCTATCCCTGGAACAGTATGGGCTGGGAATAACAGTAGCCTTTTATCGCGGTTTTAGGACTGAGGACTTAAGGCTCATGACTATTTAATCATCACCCCGGGCCGGTTTACCAATGGGATTTTAATCAGATTGGAATCGATGATGCTTTCGGGTAAGAAAATAAACTTTTTATCGTAAATGGTGTCGCCAATGTAATAGCTTAGCCAGTATTCGTTAGTTAAGCCAAATACTTCAGGATCGATGGCTTCCACGCCTGCAAATGAATTGGCTTCCATGTCACCTACAAAGTGTCTTAAAACAGAAGTTTTCACCTGTTTACCGTCTTTTTCACCATAACCTTTAGAGCTGATCAAAACATTGGTTATGGGCTCGTTTTTTAAATTAACGAGATAAACCGTCCAGCTTTTTACTTCTGGTGTTTCGCCCATTAATACAACGGCCATCGCAATATCTTCAACTGTATTTTCTGGTAAATCTGCTTTCATAACCATTATTTGTCGTCATGCTGTCCCGAATTTTTGGGATCAGCATCTCTCGCAAACAGAGACCCTGAAACAAGTTCAGGGTGACGCGCTGTTAATTACTTTTTCTTCGCTACAGCCTTTTTAGCGGGAGCTTTTTTCTTCGCCGGTGCTTTTTTCTTCGTTTCGAAAGCGTTTGGCACCTGCTCTACAATCATTTTTTTAACTACTTCCAAATCAATATCCACCAATTCTTCTGGTGTATACTTCTGTTTGGTCGCCTCGTTGTTTCTTAATTTAAGCATCAGTTTGCCAAAACGGATAAACGGTCCCCAACGGCCATTTTCGATAGAAATTTTTTCAGCATCCCAGGTTTTAATGTACCTGTTGGCCTCTTTTTCTACTTTTTTGCCGATTAAGGTATTAATGTCTTCTTGTGTTAAATTATCGAAATCGTATCCTTTTGCAGGGATATTGATAAACAGGTCGTTCCATTTAATAAACGGACCAAAGCGGCCTTTTCCTTTGGTTACGCCTAAACCTTCATAATAAGCAATAGGTGCATCATCGTCCATTTTCTGGCGGATAATTTCAACTGCTCTTTCATATGTTACCGATAAAGGTTCCTCGTTTTTAGGAAGGGAAATAAAACTTTCACCCCATTTAACGTAAGGGCCAAAACGACCAACCCCGATCATTACTTCTTTCCCTTCAAAATCAGGTAGTTGGAAAGGAAGTTTAAATAGCTCCAGCGCATCATCTAAAGTAATGGTTGCAACAGACTGTGTCCGCATCAAACTGGCATACCGGGGTTTTTCCTCTTCATCAAGCTCACCAATTTGAACCAATGGCCCAAATTTACCAACCTTGGTGTATACATTTTTACCAGTAGCAGGGTCTAAGCCCAATAAGCGCTCGCCAGTGGCACGTTCTGCCGTTTCAAGCGTCGTTTCTACTTCGGTATGAAATGGATTATAGAACGAGTGCAGCATTTTGGTCCACTCTTGCAAACCCTGTGCAATTTCATCAAATTCTTTCTCCACCTTGGCGGTGAAGTTAAAATCGACGATTCCTTTGAAATGTTCGACCAGGAAATCGTTTACCACCTCGCCAATATCAGTAGGGAAGAGTTTTGATTTCTCTGCACCGGTAATTTCCGATTTTGTTTCTTTTTTTACCTGCCCATCAGCCAAAATGATAGAAGTAAACTTACGTTGTTTACCATCTCTATCTTCTTTAACCACATAACCACGGTTTTGTACTGTAGAAATGGTGGGTGCATAAGTAGACGGGCGGCCAATGCCCAGTTCTTCTAGTTTTTTAACTAAACTGGCCTCTGTATATCTTGCCGGCGGGCGCGAATAACGCTCGGTTGCCTGCATTTCTTTTAAAAATAGTTCTTGTCCTTTGCTTAGAGGAGGTAAAATTGCGCCACCTTCTTTTTCTTCGTTTTCTTCATCGTCAGTCGATTCCAGATAAACCTTTAAGAAACCATCGAATTTTAATACTTCACCTTCAGCAACTAAATATTCTTTTCGGGTGGAGGCCGTAATCTGAGCGGTTGTTTTTTCGAATAAGGCCTCACTCATTTGCGAAGCTATTGAACGTTTCCAGATTAAATCGTATAAACGTTTTTCTGAAATATCTCCATCTACACTATGTCTGTCAAAATAGGTTGGAC
This genomic interval carries:
- a CDS encoding DUF4440 domain-containing protein; its protein translation is MIKKLLIFSGLLISTSFCFAQKTAVEDAVTKLTKLMVSPDSSALDKIILNNLSYGHSSGKIQTKQEFMHSLLSGESDFVDINLTDQTVVVQNKTALVRHTLNAKTNDKNVPGNVKLYILLIWSKEKSEWKLIGRQAVKVL
- a CDS encoding AAA family ATPase, translated to MIERIAKKELLELSDQFKSIAVIGPRQSGKTTLTRNVFPDKPYVSLENPDTRLYAEDDPRGFLSQFPDGAILDEAQRTPKLFSYIQQILDESTSKGKFIITGSNNFLLQESIVQTLAGRVAYIKLLPLSISELKSANMFNENVNGFILKGGYPPIYDQNIPPNKWHQNYINTYLEKDVRQIKNITNLSLFERFLRLCAGRIGQLLNMNSLGIEVGVDSKTIASWIGVLESSFVIHLLKPHHQNFNKRIVKMPKLYFYDTGLATALLGIQNELQLDTHPSKGSLFENMVIIEMLKSRFNLGLPDNLYFWRDNVGNEIDVLIDEAGTLYPIEIKAGKTINTDYFKGINFWNKLTSGTGGTIIYAGSESQMRSTNINIYPWNSMGWE
- a CDS encoding DNA topoisomerase I → MAKNLLIVESPAKAKTIEGYLGKDFLVKSSYGHIRDLVKGDMAIDIKNNFAQTYEVPADKKNVVAELKKLAKEAEMVWLASDEDREGEAISWHLFETLGLKVEKTKRIVFHEITKPAILKAIESPRGIDYNLVNAQQARRVLDRLVGFELSPVLWKKVKPSLSAGRVQSVAVRLIVDREREVLNFNAAAAYKITAQFSTGKGRELVKAELPQRFENEADAEKFLQDCVNARFDITSLETRPAKRNPAAPFTTSTLQQEASRKLGFSVARTMQVAQRLYEAGKITYMRTDSVNLSETALNAAAAEIKSAYGDKYHQQRIYKTKSAGAQEAHEAIRPTYFDRHSVDGDISEKRLYDLIWKRSIASQMSEALFEKTTAQITASTRKEYLVAEGEVLKFDGFLKVYLESTDDEENEEKEGGAILPPLSKGQELFLKEMQATERYSRPPARYTEASLVKKLEELGIGRPSTYAPTISTVQNRGYVVKEDRDGKQRKFTSIILADGQVKKETKSEITGAEKSKLFPTDIGEVVNDFLVEHFKGIVDFNFTAKVEKEFDEIAQGLQEWTKMLHSFYNPFHTEVETTLETAERATGERLLGLDPATGKNVYTKVGKFGPLVQIGELDEEEKPRYASLMRTQSVATITLDDALELFKLPFQLPDFEGKEVMIGVGRFGPYVKWGESFISLPKNEEPLSVTYERAVEIIRQKMDDDAPIAYYEGLGVTKGKGRFGPFIKWNDLFINIPAKGYDFDNLTQEDINTLIGKKVEKEANRYIKTWDAEKISIENGRWGPFIRFGKLMLKLRNNEATKQKYTPEELVDIDLEVVKKMIVEQVPNAFETKKKAPAKKKAPAKKAVAKKK